The Desulfuromonas acetoxidans DSM 684 genome contains a region encoding:
- the thiC gene encoding phosphomethylpyrimidine synthase ThiC produces MTLMESARQGIITDTLRQAAEIEGVDAEWLRARVAEGTACICHNVKRKNGKPLAVGKGMSTKVNANIGTSKDDTSIDNEMEKARVAVAAGAHALMDLSTGGPIDEIRAAIIAETDACIGSVPLYQAAVDTIAKKKKAMVQMTVDEIFDGIKKHLDDGVDFITVHCGVTQITLDRMDREGRMMDVVSRGGSFTAKWMAFNKAENPLYEHFDRLLELVRPYDAVLSLGDGFRPGCLHDATDRAQIQELLILGELTNRAWDAGIQVMIEGPGHVPLDQVKANIELQKQVCHGAPFYVLGPLVTDLAAGYDHITCAIGGALAASSGADFLCYVTPSEHLCLPNVQDVHEGVIASRIAAHAADIVKQVPGAIEKDHAMAQARKDLDWEKQFELSLDPVKARERRESNKAADEHGACTMCGDLCAVKVMDERREELDKQAS; encoded by the coding sequence ATGACTCTTATGGAATCCGCCCGTCAGGGCATCATTACAGACACGCTGCGCCAGGCTGCCGAGATTGAAGGCGTTGATGCCGAATGGCTGCGCGCCCGCGTCGCCGAAGGCACCGCCTGCATCTGCCATAATGTGAAACGCAAAAACGGCAAGCCTCTTGCCGTCGGCAAAGGCATGAGCACCAAAGTCAACGCCAATATCGGCACCAGCAAAGACGACACCAGCATCGATAATGAGATGGAAAAAGCGCGCGTCGCGGTTGCCGCCGGAGCCCACGCTCTGATGGACCTGTCCACCGGTGGTCCCATTGACGAAATACGCGCCGCCATCATTGCCGAAACCGACGCCTGTATCGGCAGCGTTCCGTTGTACCAGGCCGCGGTTGACACCATTGCCAAAAAGAAAAAAGCCATGGTCCAGATGACCGTGGATGAAATTTTTGACGGCATCAAGAAGCACCTTGATGATGGTGTTGATTTCATCACCGTTCACTGCGGCGTCACCCAGATTACCCTGGACCGCATGGACCGCGAGGGGCGCATGATGGATGTTGTCTCGCGTGGTGGTTCGTTCACGGCCAAGTGGATGGCGTTCAACAAAGCGGAAAACCCGCTGTATGAGCATTTTGATCGTCTGCTTGAGCTGGTACGCCCCTACGATGCCGTGCTGTCTCTCGGCGACGGTTTTCGCCCCGGCTGCCTGCACGATGCAACAGACCGTGCCCAAATTCAGGAGCTGCTGATCCTCGGCGAGTTGACCAACCGCGCCTGGGATGCCGGCATTCAGGTGATGATCGAAGGTCCCGGCCATGTGCCTCTGGATCAGGTCAAAGCCAACATCGAGCTGCAGAAGCAGGTCTGTCACGGCGCACCGTTTTACGTCCTCGGCCCCCTGGTCACCGACCTCGCTGCCGGTTACGACCACATCACCTGTGCCATTGGTGGTGCCCTTGCCGCCTCCTCAGGTGCCGACTTTCTGTGTTATGTCACCCCCAGCGAGCACCTGTGCCTGCCCAACGTTCAGGATGTTCATGAAGGGGTCATTGCCAGCCGCATTGCCGCCCACGCGGCAGATATCGTCAAGCAGGTTCCCGGCGCGATTGAAAAAGACCACGCCATGGCTCAGGCACGTAAGGATCTTGATTGGGAAAAACAGTTTGAGCTGTCACTCGATCCGGTGAAAGCCCGTGAACGCCGTGAGTCCAACAAGGCCGCCGACGAGCACGGTGCCTGCACCATGTGCGGCGATCTGTGCGCCGTCAAAGTGATGGACGAGCGCCGCGAAGAGCTGGACAAACAGGCCAGCTAA
- the thiD gene encoding bifunctional hydroxymethylpyrimidine kinase/phosphomethylpyrimidine kinase: MISSLQTTPQHIPLRGVYLITDDSPENVLLENVKLALRGGTRIVQYRDKIRPLNEQQQLAKRLRTLCHEFQALFIINDSARLAAEVCADGVHLGQSDGHIREARQLLGDKAIIGVSTQTLELARQAEQDGADYIGVGSVYPTGTKQDAVHIGLDDLKTIATGVSLPVVAIGGITAARLPDVLDAGADSVAVVSAIMSDAQPEVASRELALQFQRNQPLPHGRVLTVAGSDSGGGAGIQADLKAITLLGSYGSSVLTALTAQNTLGVTAIHAPPIDFVQQQLDAVLCDIGTDIIKTGMLYSAEIIATVAERFRSYGALCVIDPVMIAKGGSALLQQEAIDTFIRDLLPQAYLLTPNIPEAETLTGLSIATVSDMEQAAKALQTMGARNVLIKGGHLEGDPIDLLQYGTTTITLPGKRLDTPHTHGTGCTTASVIATLLAQGVSLPQAVTQAKQFITNAIADAPHIGHGHGPVNHYTAALTLVGDR, translated from the coding sequence ATGATTTCATCACTACAGACAACACCACAACACATCCCTTTGCGCGGCGTTTATTTAATCACCGATGACAGCCCGGAAAACGTTTTGCTTGAAAACGTTAAACTGGCGCTGCGCGGCGGCACACGCATTGTCCAATACCGAGACAAAATCCGTCCACTGAACGAGCAACAACAACTGGCAAAAAGACTCAGGACCCTGTGTCATGAGTTTCAAGCCCTGTTCATCATCAACGACAGCGCCCGCCTGGCTGCCGAGGTTTGTGCTGACGGTGTTCATCTCGGCCAGTCCGATGGTCATATTCGCGAAGCACGTCAACTGCTTGGCGACAAGGCCATCATCGGCGTGTCCACCCAAACCCTTGAGTTAGCCCGTCAGGCCGAGCAAGACGGAGCCGACTACATCGGTGTCGGCAGTGTCTACCCCACCGGCACCAAACAGGATGCCGTCCATATCGGACTTGATGATTTAAAAACCATTGCCACCGGCGTCTCGCTGCCCGTTGTCGCCATCGGCGGCATCACTGCCGCGCGTCTGCCTGATGTACTTGACGCCGGGGCCGACAGTGTCGCAGTTGTTTCCGCCATCATGTCCGATGCGCAGCCCGAGGTGGCCAGCCGAGAGCTGGCCCTGCAATTTCAGCGCAACCAGCCCCTGCCCCATGGTCGGGTACTGACCGTGGCCGGATCGGACAGCGGTGGCGGCGCCGGGATTCAGGCGGATCTCAAAGCCATCACCCTGCTCGGCAGTTACGGTAGCAGCGTGCTCACCGCCCTGACCGCCCAGAACACCCTTGGTGTCACGGCCATCCATGCTCCTCCGATTGACTTTGTCCAGCAACAACTGGACGCAGTTCTCTGCGATATCGGTACCGATATCATCAAAACCGGCATGCTTTACAGTGCCGAAATCATCGCCACCGTGGCCGAACGCTTTCGCAGTTACGGCGCCCTGTGCGTCATCGATCCGGTGATGATCGCCAAGGGCGGCTCGGCTCTGTTACAGCAAGAGGCGATTGACACGTTTATCCGCGATCTGCTCCCTCAGGCTTATCTGCTGACCCCCAACATCCCCGAAGCAGAAACGCTGACCGGGCTATCGATTGCCACGGTCTCGGACATGGAGCAGGCGGCCAAAGCCCTGCAAACCATGGGTGCGCGCAATGTCCTGATCAAAGGCGGTCACCTGGAAGGGGATCCGATCGATCTACTCCAATACGGCACCACCACCATCACCCTGCCGGGCAAACGGCTCGACACGCCGCACACCCACGGCACCGGCTGCACCACCGCCTCGGTTATTGCCACATTGCTGGCTCAGGGCGTTTCATTACCGCAGGCCGTGACCCAGGCCAAACAATTTATTACCAACGCCATTGCCGACGCGCCGCACATCGGCCACGGACATGGCCCGGTAAATCATTATACGGCTGCATTGACCCTCGTTGGTGATCGTTGA
- a CDS encoding LTA synthase family protein, whose translation MAFLLKFFPFPRYNSRFVLLTRLLQLLLVVFFLLRLYLTWVSWVDIPKSPVTLLLIFGGGLVQDLAFSLFAILPAALLLLVIPQRLLASRPLTLLSRLVVFFSMTGLAFVVAAEVLFWQEFSTRFNFIAVDYLIYRREVTQNIYESYPMAIIILYLVVASLILFKVLSAALTCSLTATEPVSHRITRFSGLVILALIAGVALPHGLLKRSTNNYVNELATNGPYQFVAAFRNNTLNYRTFYHLGDDKALSRQLRRQLHATSPAHNLYDITRTVDGDGQAQPLNVILVTVESLSAKYLDHLPDSSSHYLGRTPFLDRLATQSLFFTNLYATGTRTARGLEAITLSLPPTPGRSLVKRPDNGPFYSLGGVLKQHGYDTAFLYGGRGFFDNMNAFFSGNGYRIVDEGDFSDNEITFKNAWGVCDEDLYAKTLQQADKVSGEHRPFFFHLMTTSNHRPYTYPDGKIDIPSGTGREGAVRYTDYALENFFRNARHHDWFENTIFVVVADHCAGSAGKVGLPVARYHIPLFIYAPNHIAAARYTKIASQIDLAPTLLGLLGIDYTSHFFGEDVLAPGYQPRALIGNYQKLGLYHNNRLVILEPQQVISQIDDPWHSESLEPGDPHAADVELAEAYYQGADYLIQRNLHHRDHKSRPIPAPRSTARSTSVSKLNVKGVLGHLLFKAVCCGKK comes from the coding sequence GTGGCGTTCTTGCTGAAATTTTTCCCTTTCCCTCGCTACAATAGCCGTTTTGTCCTGTTAACCCGGTTGTTGCAACTTCTGTTGGTGGTATTTTTTCTGTTACGCCTCTATCTGACCTGGGTCAGTTGGGTGGATATCCCTAAATCGCCAGTGACCTTGCTGTTGATTTTTGGCGGTGGTCTCGTACAGGATCTGGCTTTTTCGCTCTTTGCCATTCTGCCTGCGGCTTTGCTGTTGCTGGTGATCCCGCAACGTTTGTTGGCGTCGCGCCCACTCACTCTGCTCAGCCGTCTGGTCGTGTTCTTCAGCATGACAGGGCTGGCGTTTGTGGTTGCGGCGGAAGTGCTTTTCTGGCAGGAGTTTTCCACCCGTTTTAACTTCATTGCCGTCGATTATCTGATTTATCGTCGTGAAGTGACGCAGAACATCTATGAATCTTATCCGATGGCGATTATCATTCTGTATTTGGTGGTTGCCTCGTTGATTCTGTTTAAAGTGCTGTCCGCTGCATTGACATGCTCCTTAACCGCGACGGAACCCGTCAGCCACCGCATCACCCGGTTTTCGGGCTTGGTGATTCTGGCTCTTATTGCCGGGGTCGCCTTGCCGCATGGGCTCCTCAAACGTTCGACCAATAACTATGTCAATGAACTTGCCACCAACGGGCCGTATCAGTTTGTGGCGGCTTTTCGTAACAATACTCTCAACTACCGAACGTTTTACCACCTTGGCGACGACAAGGCCCTGTCACGACAGTTACGTCGGCAATTACATGCCACCTCACCGGCGCACAATCTGTACGATATTACCCGAACGGTTGATGGTGACGGGCAAGCCCAGCCTCTCAATGTGATTCTGGTGACCGTGGAAAGCCTCAGTGCAAAATATCTTGATCATCTGCCGGATTCTTCCTCCCACTACCTGGGGCGGACCCCGTTTCTGGACCGGTTGGCGACCCAAAGTTTGTTCTTTACCAATCTCTATGCGACCGGCACCCGCACCGCCCGCGGGCTCGAAGCCATTACCCTGTCGCTGCCGCCGACGCCAGGGCGTTCCTTGGTCAAGCGACCCGATAACGGTCCTTTTTACAGCCTCGGCGGTGTGCTGAAACAGCATGGTTACGACACCGCGTTTTTGTATGGTGGCCGCGGTTTCTTTGACAATATGAATGCTTTTTTTTCCGGTAATGGTTACCGAATTGTTGACGAAGGGGATTTTTCGGACAATGAAATCACCTTTAAAAATGCCTGGGGTGTGTGTGATGAAGACCTCTATGCCAAAACCCTCCAACAAGCGGATAAGGTGTCCGGCGAGCATCGTCCTTTTTTCTTCCACTTGATGACCACCAGTAATCATCGTCCTTATACCTATCCCGATGGGAAAATTGATATCCCTTCGGGCACGGGGCGTGAAGGGGCGGTGCGCTATACGGATTATGCTCTGGAAAACTTTTTCCGCAATGCCCGTCATCACGATTGGTTTGAAAATACCATCTTCGTTGTGGTTGCCGATCACTGTGCCGGAAGTGCCGGCAAGGTTGGTTTGCCCGTCGCCCGTTACCATATCCCGCTGTTTATTTATGCGCCGAACCACATTGCCGCGGCACGTTACACGAAGATTGCCAGCCAGATCGATCTGGCTCCGACCCTGCTCGGTTTGCTGGGGATCGACTATACCAGTCACTTTTTTGGCGAAGATGTTCTGGCGCCGGGATATCAGCCGCGAGCCCTTATCGGCAACTATCAGAAATTGGGACTTTACCACAATAACCGGCTGGTGATTCTTGAGCCGCAACAGGTGATCTCGCAGATTGACGATCCCTGGCACAGTGAATCTCTTGAACCGGGCGATCCGCACGCCGCAGATGTTGAGCTTGCCGAAGCGTATTATCAGGGGGCCGACTATCTGATTCAGCGCAATTTGCATCATCGTGACCATAAATCCCGGCCCATCCCAGCGCCACGATCAACAGCTCGCAGCACATCCGTTTCGAAGCTGAATGTCAAAGGTGTGTTGGGCCATCTGTTGTTCAAGGCGGTCTGTTGCGGCAAAAAGTAA
- a CDS encoding chloride channel protein → MSFPSLSDTVRHWLRTVQGGTGFRLLLLSALVGAVAGCGALAFYFATNAVDHYLLGQTAHFHPPIEGHLATQEMRPVNTLQMDVSWLLYLMPMVGGLISGWLVYRYAPEAEGHGTDGALEAFHRRGGQIRGRVPLVKTLASIATIGTGGSAGREGPIAQIGAGFGSFVATRLGLTVSTRRILLLAGMAGGIGATFRSPLGGALFAVEVLYRDPEFEHEGLIPSIIASITAYSLFGAVTGWEPLLATPHFKFEHPGELILYCALGLVCALFGAGYVKVFYGLRDYFKRLRCPAWLKPALGGLLLGGLAMMVPQVLGSGYGWVQAALYGKMALSVMLVVAVAKIVATSLTISSGGSGGVFAPSLVIGAMLGGAFGALAEQLFPALTQDPQAYVLVGMAVFFAGVANAPIATLIMVSELTGNYGLLAPLMLVCVVAMIAMRRNGIYEKQVNGRIDSPAHFGDFVIDVLEGARVGELESKGREATLIPVGMTLPDVLQAISTAKSAYFPVVDDDDRMLGIFSLNDIRRILNEEIPPGLVVAGDMATRQVIYATPNEALTEVMKKITSRNLEEIPVVNSAQPDRVLYMLSRRSVLAYYAEQVEKTRGQYQQ, encoded by the coding sequence ATGTCTTTTCCCTCCCTGTCAGATACAGTCCGCCATTGGCTGCGAACGGTTCAAGGTGGTACCGGCTTTCGCCTATTGCTGCTGTCGGCGCTGGTGGGGGCGGTGGCCGGTTGTGGTGCCCTGGCGTTTTATTTTGCCACCAATGCCGTCGATCATTACCTTCTCGGCCAGACGGCGCATTTTCATCCTCCCATTGAAGGGCATCTGGCCACTCAAGAGATGAGGCCTGTCAATACGCTGCAGATGGATGTCTCCTGGCTGTTGTATTTGATGCCGATGGTTGGCGGACTGATCAGTGGCTGGCTGGTTTATCGTTATGCACCGGAGGCGGAAGGGCACGGCACCGATGGCGCTTTGGAAGCGTTTCATCGTCGCGGTGGTCAGATTCGTGGCCGGGTCCCGTTGGTTAAAACATTGGCCTCTATTGCCACCATCGGTACGGGAGGTTCGGCCGGACGCGAGGGCCCCATTGCTCAGATCGGAGCCGGATTCGGCTCGTTTGTTGCCACGCGGCTCGGGTTGACGGTGTCGACCCGACGTATTCTGCTGCTGGCCGGTATGGCCGGAGGGATTGGCGCCACCTTTCGTTCACCTCTTGGGGGCGCCCTGTTCGCCGTTGAAGTGCTTTACCGCGATCCCGAATTCGAACATGAAGGGCTGATCCCGTCGATCATCGCGTCGATCACGGCCTATTCCCTGTTTGGTGCCGTCACTGGCTGGGAGCCATTACTGGCAACACCGCACTTTAAATTTGAGCATCCAGGGGAATTGATTCTGTATTGTGCCCTCGGCCTGGTCTGTGCGTTGTTTGGAGCGGGCTATGTTAAGGTTTTCTACGGCTTACGCGACTATTTCAAACGATTGAGGTGTCCGGCCTGGCTGAAGCCGGCACTGGGTGGTCTGTTGCTCGGTGGTCTGGCCATGATGGTTCCCCAAGTGTTGGGTTCCGGTTATGGTTGGGTGCAGGCTGCCCTGTACGGAAAGATGGCTCTGTCGGTCATGTTGGTTGTGGCCGTTGCCAAGATTGTTGCGACCAGTCTGACCATCTCTTCCGGAGGGTCGGGTGGGGTGTTTGCACCCAGTCTGGTGATTGGGGCCATGTTGGGTGGTGCGTTTGGTGCCTTGGCGGAACAGTTGTTTCCGGCATTGACGCAGGACCCTCAGGCCTACGTGCTGGTGGGGATGGCTGTTTTTTTTGCCGGGGTGGCCAATGCGCCGATTGCCACGTTGATTATGGTCAGCGAGCTGACCGGTAATTACGGTTTGCTGGCGCCCTTAATGCTGGTATGCGTGGTGGCGATGATCGCCATGCGCCGTAATGGGATCTATGAGAAGCAGGTCAATGGTCGGATTGATTCCCCGGCGCATTTTGGTGATTTCGTCATTGATGTCCTTGAAGGGGCGCGTGTCGGGGAGCTGGAAAGTAAAGGACGTGAAGCCACCTTGATTCCTGTCGGTATGACCCTGCCGGATGTGCTGCAGGCGATTTCGACGGCAAAAAGTGCTTATTTTCCGGTGGTTGATGACGATGACCGTATGTTGGGAATCTTTTCCCTTAACGATATTCGCCGTATTCTCAACGAAGAGATTCCACCCGGACTGGTGGTTGCCGGGGATATGGCAACACGCCAGGTGATTTATGCGACACCGAATGAAGCGCTGACAGAGGTGATGAAAAAAATTACCTCGCGCAACCTCGAAGAGATCCCCGTGGTTAACAGTGCGCAGCCCGATCGGGTGCTGTACATGTTGTCGCGGCGCTCGGTGTTGGCGTATTACGCTGAACAGGTGGAAAAAACGCGGGGGCAATATCAACAATAA